From Clostridium cylindrosporum DSM 605, one genomic window encodes:
- a CDS encoding sugar O-acetyltransferase, with the protein MNKELLDKIQTSEFISSEDPIFTQINEILENTLKLTSELNTGYKTPQEVRNILSKITGNKLDSSVQVLTPFNTDFGSNIRLGKNIFINKSCMFVDLGGIELEDNVLIGPDVKILSVNHPLDSKNRRGVILKSVKIKRNVWLGAGVTVCPGVTIGENSVIGAGSVVTKDIPNNTVYAGVPAKFIKNI; encoded by the coding sequence ATGAATAAAGAGTTATTAGATAAGATACAAACAAGTGAGTTTATTTCAAGTGAAGATCCAATATTTACTCAAATTAATGAAATACTTGAGAATACTTTGAAATTAACATCTGAATTAAATACAGGATATAAAACACCTCAAGAAGTTAGAAATATTTTATCAAAAATTACTGGTAATAAACTTGATAGTTCTGTACAAGTATTAACACCGTTTAATACAGACTTTGGATCTAATATTAGATTAGGTAAGAATATATTTATCAATAAATCGTGTATGTTTGTTGATTTAGGTGGGATTGAATTAGAAGATAATGTTCTTATTGGCCCTGACGTAAAAATATTATCAGTTAATCACCCGCTAGATTCTAAAAATAGACGTGGTGTTATTCTTAAGAGTGTAAAAATTAAACGTAATGTATGGCTTGGAGCAGGAGTAACAGTTTGCCCAGGGGTGACAATTGGAGAAAATTCTGTTATTGGAGCAGGTTCGGTTGTTACTAAAGATATACCTAATAATACAGTGTATGCGGGAGTTCCAGCG